The following proteins come from a genomic window of Gemmatimonadota bacterium:
- a CDS encoding prepilin-type N-terminal cleavage/methylation domain-containing protein translates to MQLRSVRSDRRGYSLGELLWVIVILGIMAALAIPRLDWMKYRLNAESRNMSLQMTYAQRLAVSLQHNVRVTIDPAQRRLIVDEDANNDDTYTAGERRRVLQLDDGLNFEKNGVADLPSPSPTKEVTQVIYRRDGSADQAGVIFLNTIRGVAMSSNQDARALEIARATGRATIYRYLNSTWIKGT, encoded by the coding sequence ATGCAACTTCGTTCAGTCCGATCCGACCGACGAGGCTACTCCCTCGGCGAGCTCCTCTGGGTCATCGTGATCCTCGGGATCATGGCGGCGCTGGCCATCCCGCGCCTCGATTGGATGAAATACCGGCTCAACGCGGAAAGCCGGAACATGTCGCTCCAGATGACCTATGCCCAGCGACTGGCGGTCAGTCTCCAGCACAACGTCCGGGTGACCATCGACCCCGCCCAGCGCCGGCTGATCGTCGATGAGGACGCCAACAACGACGACACCTATACCGCGGGCGAGCGGCGCCGAGTCTTGCAGTTGGATGACGGCCTCAACTTCGAGAAAAACGGGGTGGCCGACCTTCCCTCGCCGTCCCCGACCAAGGAAGTGACCCAGGTCATTTACCGCCGGGACGGCAGCGCCGACCAGGCCGGCGTGATCTTCCTGAACACCATTCGCGGGGTGGCGATGAGTTCGAACCAAGACGCCCGGGCGCTCGAGATTGCCCGGGCCACGGGGCGGGCCACGATCTACCGTTACCTGAACAGCACTTGGATAAAGGGGACCTGA
- a CDS encoding prepilin-type N-terminal cleavage/methylation domain-containing protein, translating to MNRKGFTLIEVLIAVVLLSIAVVSLGQFMGKYQKATANATMLSTMTSIAKERIELVRGDPRYTTMTARYGAGASADTTGFPGYSMIRRRTFVTRDQTGAPARDRTTVTVRVFTTTAIVKDTVSLTAVIARP from the coding sequence ATGAACCGCAAAGGTTTCACCCTGATCGAGGTGCTGATCGCCGTGGTGCTGCTGAGCATCGCGGTGGTCAGCCTGGGCCAGTTCATGGGCAAGTATCAGAAGGCCACGGCCAACGCCACGATGCTGTCGACGATGACCTCGATCGCCAAGGAGCGGATCGAGTTGGTCCGGGGCGACCCTCGCTACACCACCATGACCGCTCGGTACGGCGCCGGCGCCAGCGCCGACACCACCGGTTTTCCCGGCTATTCGATGATTCGCCGCCGGACCTTCGTGACCCGAGATCAAACCGGCGCTCCCGCCCGCGACCGGACCACCGTCACGGTTCGGGTCTTTACCACCACCGCCATCGTCAAGGACACGGTCAGTCTGACTGCCGTGATTGCCAGGCCATGA
- a CDS encoding histone deacetylase yields MGPVFFSAASHEHSAGPRHPESPARLRAILDRVRSLDPDALREVTGASFDSLERVHPRSYLDQLAATAAAGGGQLDPDTGMNDRSWDAALGAAGAALAAVHSALSGVPAFAAARPPGHHALAAAPMGFCLLGNVVVAAREAQARGAGRALILDWDVHHGNGTQALVEADPTIRFLSMHQWPHWPFSGAADERGAGNVFNRPMRAGLPPSQYLETFWSGVAVATESWPPDVILVSAGFDSMFGDPLGGFTLEPEHYAEWILRLRTAFPATPLAVVLEGGYVPSRLADGVVAVAKALA; encoded by the coding sequence ATGGGGCCCGTCTTCTTCTCCGCGGCCAGCCACGAGCATTCGGCGGGCCCCCGGCATCCGGAAAGTCCCGCCCGCCTCCGGGCCATTCTGGACCGAGTCCGGTCCCTCGATCCAGACGCGCTCCGGGAAGTGACCGGGGCCTCCTTTGATTCGCTGGAGCGGGTCCATCCGCGATCGTATCTCGACCAACTCGCGGCCACCGCGGCCGCCGGGGGTGGCCAGCTCGATCCCGATACCGGCATGAACGACCGAAGCTGGGACGCGGCGTTAGGCGCCGCCGGCGCCGCGTTGGCCGCCGTCCACTCGGCGCTCTCCGGGGTGCCCGCCTTCGCGGCGGCCCGCCCGCCAGGCCACCATGCCCTGGCCGCCGCTCCGATGGGGTTTTGTCTGCTCGGCAACGTGGTCGTCGCCGCCCGGGAGGCCCAAGCCCGGGGCGCCGGGCGGGCGCTGATCTTGGATTGGGACGTGCACCACGGCAACGGCACCCAGGCCCTGGTTGAAGCCGATCCTACGATCCGATTCCTTTCGATGCATCAGTGGCCCCACTGGCCCTTCAGTGGCGCCGCCGACGAGCGCGGCGCCGGCAATGTCTTCAATCGGCCGATGCGGGCCGGACTTCCGCCCAGCCAATATCTCGAGACCTTCTGGTCCGGCGTTGCCGTCGCCACCGAGTCGTGGCCCCCCGATGTCATTTTGGTGTCCGCCGGGTTCGACTCGATGTTTGGCGACCCCCTCGGCGGCTTTACCCTGGAGCCCGAACATTACGCCGAGTGGATTCTCCGGCTCCGGACAGCGTTTCCGGCCACGCCGCTCGCGGTCGTGCTGGAGGGTGGATATGTCCCGAGCCGTCTCGCCGATGGGGTCGTTGCGGTCGCCAAGGCGCTGGCCTGA
- a CDS encoding glycine--tRNA ligase yields MATPTVMDKLASLAKRRGFVFQSSEVYGGLGSVWDYGPLGVELKRNIKDRWWQAMVRSRDDIEGLDAAILMHPKVWEASGHVAGFSDPLVDCRTCKARFRADQISDGQCPQKPSKRPGEHSTCDLTEPRMFNLMFKTFMGPVEEQASVVYLRPETAQGIYVNYLNVLNSSRQKVPFGIAQIGKAFRNEITPGNFIFRTREFEQMEMQFFVKPGTDAEWFERWRALRMAWHHELGLNPAKLRWHEHGPTELAHYARAAYDIEYEFPFGWHEIEGIHNRTDFDLKRHQEASGKKLEYFEHATGERFVPFIVETSAGADRVALTVMADAYHEEMVEGETRVVMRFHPAVAPIKAAVLPLMNRERMPEQATELFNDLRKHLPCFYDDSGAIGRRYRRMDEVGTPFCITVDGQSAEDGQVTVRHRDSMAQERIAFGAVLGYLGSALGARHSALG; encoded by the coding sequence ATGGCCACCCCGACTGTCATGGACAAGCTCGCTTCCCTCGCCAAACGCCGCGGGTTCGTATTTCAATCCTCGGAGGTCTATGGGGGTTTGGGCTCGGTTTGGGATTACGGACCCCTTGGGGTCGAGCTAAAACGAAATATCAAGGATCGCTGGTGGCAGGCGATGGTTCGGTCTCGGGACGATATTGAAGGCCTCGATGCGGCAATTCTGATGCACCCGAAAGTCTGGGAGGCGTCCGGACACGTCGCCGGATTTAGCGATCCTCTAGTCGACTGCCGGACCTGCAAGGCCCGGTTCCGGGCCGACCAGATCAGCGATGGCCAGTGTCCCCAGAAGCCGTCGAAACGACCGGGGGAGCACTCGACGTGCGACCTGACCGAGCCCCGAATGTTCAACCTGATGTTCAAGACCTTCATGGGCCCGGTCGAAGAACAAGCCTCGGTGGTGTACCTCCGGCCTGAAACGGCCCAGGGCATTTACGTCAACTACTTGAACGTGCTCAACAGCTCGCGGCAGAAAGTGCCCTTCGGCATTGCCCAGATCGGGAAGGCCTTCCGGAACGAAATTACGCCGGGGAATTTCATCTTCCGGACCCGGGAGTTCGAGCAGATGGAAATGCAGTTCTTCGTGAAACCGGGCACGGACGCCGAGTGGTTTGAACGGTGGCGGGCGCTCCGGATGGCCTGGCACCACGAGCTCGGGCTCAACCCGGCCAAGCTCCGCTGGCATGAGCATGGACCGACCGAGTTGGCGCACTATGCCAGGGCGGCCTACGACATCGAATACGAGTTTCCGTTCGGGTGGCACGAAATCGAGGGGATTCACAATCGGACCGACTTCGACCTGAAGCGGCATCAAGAGGCCTCGGGCAAGAAGCTCGAGTACTTCGAGCATGCCACTGGCGAACGGTTCGTTCCGTTTATCGTCGAGACCTCAGCCGGGGCCGACCGAGTGGCGCTCACGGTCATGGCCGACGCCTATCACGAGGAGATGGTGGAGGGTGAAACCCGCGTGGTCATGCGGTTCCACCCTGCCGTTGCGCCGATCAAGGCGGCCGTTCTGCCCTTGATGAACCGGGAGCGGATGCCCGAGCAGGCGACCGAGTTGTTCAACGATCTCCGCAAGCACCTGCCGTGCTTCTACGACGACAGCGGGGCCATCGGGCGGCGGTACCGGCGGATGGATGAAGTGGGGACGCCGTTTTGCATCACGGTCGACGGCCAATCGGCGGAGGACGGTCAGGTCACCGTGCGGCACCGCGACTCGATGGCCCAGGAACGGATCGCGTTTGGCGCGGTGCTCGGGTATCTCGGCTCGGCACTCGGCGCTCGGCACTCGGCGCTCGGCTGA
- a CDS encoding dipeptide epimerase, whose amino-acid sequence MPFNEVPVSNRLRIEAEILTLKTKHPFKIARGSHDTFRTVLVRVIDHDGMEGWGEATPQRFYGETCETVLAALDAYATVMPTDAFHLEDAERALEKAMIGNNSARAALSTALHDLVGKRLGVPIWKLWGLDAAKAPISTFTIGIDTPEMIKKKVVEAAQYPVLKIKLGLDNDLEILRAIREVTDRELRVDANCGWTRKHAIRMLPVLEEFGVTVLEQPLVAQDLEGLAAVARASRIPVIVDESCLVATDIPRLVGLVDGINIKLAKTGSLREAVRMIAIARAHHLMVMVGCMIESSIGITAAAQFTPLVDIADLDGAALLAGDPYVGATIANGQIALPSSPGLGVTVRP is encoded by the coding sequence ATGCCATTCAACGAGGTTCCCGTGTCGAATCGCCTCCGAATTGAAGCCGAGATCCTGACCCTCAAGACCAAACACCCGTTCAAAATCGCCCGCGGCAGTCACGACACCTTTCGGACCGTCTTGGTCCGCGTTATCGACCACGACGGAATGGAAGGCTGGGGCGAGGCGACTCCGCAGCGGTTCTACGGTGAGACCTGCGAGACCGTCCTGGCCGCGCTCGATGCGTATGCGACGGTCATGCCGACCGACGCGTTCCACCTGGAAGACGCGGAGCGAGCCCTCGAAAAAGCGATGATCGGCAACAACTCAGCGCGGGCGGCGCTCTCCACGGCGCTGCATGACTTGGTCGGCAAGCGTCTCGGGGTCCCGATTTGGAAACTCTGGGGCCTCGACGCGGCGAAGGCGCCGATCTCGACCTTTACGATCGGGATCGACACGCCGGAGATGATCAAGAAGAAGGTCGTTGAAGCGGCGCAATATCCGGTGCTCAAGATCAAGCTTGGCCTCGACAACGACCTCGAGATTCTCCGAGCCATTCGGGAGGTAACCGATCGGGAGCTTCGGGTCGACGCCAACTGCGGGTGGACCCGGAAACACGCGATCCGGATGTTGCCGGTGCTCGAGGAGTTCGGGGTGACGGTGCTGGAGCAGCCGTTGGTAGCCCAGGACCTCGAAGGCCTGGCCGCGGTGGCGCGAGCTTCGCGGATTCCCGTGATCGTCGACGAAAGCTGCCTCGTCGCGACGGACATTCCGCGGCTCGTCGGGCTGGTGGACGGCATCAACATCAAGTTGGCCAAGACCGGCAGCCTCCGGGAAGCGGTTCGGATGATCGCGATTGCCCGCGCCCACCACCTGATGGTGATGGTCGGATGCATGATTGAAAGTTCGATCGGGATTACGGCCGCGGCCCAGTTCACTCCCCTGGTCGACATTGCGGATCTCGACGGCGCGGCCCTGTTGGCAGGCGACCCGTACGTCGGTGCCACCATTGCCAATGGCCAAATCGCGCTGCCCTCCAGTCCGGGGCTCGGGGTAACCGTTCGGCCCTGA